A genomic region of Sideroxydans sp. CL21 contains the following coding sequences:
- a CDS encoding AAA family ATPase gives MSKILAITNQKGGVGKTTTTVNLAASLGAAKQRVLLIDLDPQGNATMGSGINKADLEITIYDVLMGEKSVAEARIRSSACKYDVLPANRELAGAEIELVDVEGREMRLKEELQPVLSEYDYILVDCPPALNLLTLNGLCAAKSVMIPMQCEYYALEGLSDLVNTIRKVRENLNPDLEIEGLLRTMFDPRNALAQQVSDQLQQHFGDKVYRTVIPRNVRLAEAPSFGIPALYHDSQSKGTLAYLALAGEMLNNSMAQVAA, from the coding sequence TGTCAATCTGGCAGCAAGTCTGGGGGCGGCAAAACAACGCGTGCTGCTGATCGATCTTGACCCGCAAGGTAATGCAACGATGGGTAGCGGCATAAACAAGGCCGACCTGGAAATTACTATTTACGATGTGTTGATGGGTGAAAAATCTGTCGCAGAGGCGCGCATCCGCTCTTCCGCATGCAAATACGACGTATTACCGGCCAATCGAGAGTTAGCCGGTGCCGAAATTGAACTGGTTGATGTGGAAGGGCGCGAAATGCGCTTGAAAGAAGAATTGCAACCCGTCTTGAGCGAATATGATTACATTCTAGTCGATTGCCCGCCAGCATTGAATTTGCTTACCCTGAATGGATTGTGTGCCGCGAAATCGGTGATGATTCCCATGCAGTGCGAATACTACGCGCTGGAGGGTTTGAGCGATCTGGTTAACACTATTCGCAAGGTGCGCGAAAATTTAAACCCCGATTTGGAGATTGAGGGCTTGTTGCGCACCATGTTCGATCCGCGCAACGCCTTGGCGCAACAAGTTTCGGATCAGTTGCAGCAACACTTTGGCGACAAGGTCTACCGCACCGTTATTCCACGGAACGTGCGTCTGGCAGAAGCACCCAGTTTCGGTATTCCCGCGCTATACCACGACAGCCAATCCAAGGGAACCCTGGCCTATCTGGCTTTAGCCGGTGAAATGCTCAACAACTCAATGGCGCAGGTCGCCGCATAA